The Verrucomicrobium spinosum DSM 4136 = JCM 18804 DNA segment GACGGTACTGTCAGGTTATGGGAAACCGGGGCCGCCAAGCCCCTCCTGGAGCTGCGCGGCACCTATGCCGGTCTCCGAAAAACCGCCAGCCTGGAGTGGGATCTGGGATTGCAGACTCTGGAACAGGCCTTCCATACCGGGGAAGTCGCCCGTATCGAAGCGCAGAACAAGGCGCTGGAGGAGTTGCTGAAAAAGGCCAACGAGACCATTGCCGCCATGCAAAAGCTCGTGCCCGAGAAGGAGAAGGCCGTGAAGCCCACCACAGACGCCAAGGACCTGGCGCAAAAGACCGTGGATGAAGTCGCGGCCAAGCTGGCCGCACTTCCGGCTGACAAACCTGACCCGGCGTTGGTGAAATCGCTCAAGGATGCGCAAGACAAGCTCATCACCACCCGCATGACGGAGACCTCCGCGCTGGCGGCCGTTTCTGCCGCCCAAAGCAACCTGAAGGACGCGCAGGATGAGGTGAAGCGCATCACGGACACCAAGACCCGGAATGCCGACGCCATCGCCGCCGCGAAGTCGGCCCTGGCCGCTTCCCAAGCCACCGCCGCCAAGATGACGGCAGAGTTAAACACGCTCAAAAAAGAAGCCGCCAATCCCACCTCGCCGCCGGCGGCCCTGGCCTTCTCTGCCGACAGTCAGCAGATCGCAGCGGTGCTGGAGGACGGCTCCCTGCGACTCTGGGCAGTGGCCAGCGGCACCCCGCTGGATGCCACCAGCAAGGAAACAACCACCGCCAGTCTGACGGCCGGCCCCGATGGAACCTTTGTCGTCACCCGTGCCGCCCATCGCACCACCGCGGCCATTCCAGCCTGGAAATTGACCCACACCTACGGTGGCGATGCCGAGCCCAACCGCTTCTCAGACCGGGTCAATACCGTGACCTTCAGTCTTGATGGAGCCAAACTCGCCGTGGGCAGCGGGGAGCCCTCCCGCTCGGGCGAGGTCGTCGTCTTCGAGACCGCCACGGGCAAGCCCCTCCAAACCCTGAAGGATCTGCATGAGGACGCCGTGCTCAGCCTCGCCTTCTCCCCGGACGGTGCCCGCCTTGCCTCCGGTGCAGCGGACAAGATCGCGAAAGTCACCGACCTCACCACTGGTCGGGCCACCAACACCTTCGAAGGGCACACGCACCACGTCACCGGGGTGGCCTTCCGGGCAGATGGGCGCGTGCTGGCCAGTTCCGGTGCGGATGGCGTGGTTCTCACCTGGGACATGCTGGCGGGTGAGCGGCGCAAGAAGATCGAAGGCTGGACCAAGGAGGTCACCGCCCTTCAGTACATCGGCTCCTCGAACCTCCTCGTCACCTCCGCCGGTGACAATCTGGTGCGCATCGTCAATGACGAAGGCACCCAAATCCGGTCCATCGCCAACCTGCCGGACTACGTGCAGGCCGTGGCCAGCTCACCGGGCGACTTGATCATAGCAGGGGGCGAAGACAGCGCCCTCCGGGTCTGGGACCGGACCAGCGGCAAGGAACTGGCAGTTTTCCAGCCCGCTGGCACCTCCCCGCCATGATGGTTTTGTCACCACACCTGATAGCGATGCCCTTCACCGGCCCCAGCCACGCAAGTCTTCCCATCTCCAGCCCGTAATCCCCTCACCCAACGCGACCATGTCCTCCATCATCACCCCTTCCAAACTGGCCCGATGTGCGGGCCCGCTGAGCTGGAGCCGACGCAGTTTCATGCAGGTGGGCTTGTCCGGTTTCGCCTCTCTCACCTGGCCGGGGCTGCTCAAGCTCCGCGCTGAGAACGCCGTGAAACCCGGGCACGAGCGGAAGGCCATCATCATGGTCTGGCTCCCCGGAGGACTCTCGCACCTGGACTCTTATGATCCCAAGCCGGAGATCGGCAGCGAGTACCGCGGCCCGTTCAAGACGATCAGCACGAAGGTCCCCGGCACCCATTTCACCGAGCTGATGCCCCTCCAGGCCCGCATCGCGGACAAGTTCACCGTGCTGCGCTCCATGAACCAGAAGGCGGGCGGACACCCGGCTGGCTCCATGCAGATGCTCTCAGGCGATGCCGATACGCGGGACAAGCCCAAGCCCCGGCTGCCCGACTGGATGTCCGTGGCCCACTACCTGCGGTCAAAGGAAGGCAAGCGCACCAATCCCCTGCCCAACTACATCGGCGTCAATCCTCCTCTGGAGTACAATGGCCCCGCGTATCTCGGCGATGCCTATGCCCCGTTCTCCGTGATGGACGATCCGAACCGCCCCAACTTCCAGGTTCCAAACCTGGGCCTGTCGGATGAGGCGGAAACGCGCCGCCTCAGCGAGCGGGTCGCCCTGCGCAAGAGCCTGGACAAGATGGAGCGCGCCTTTGACCGCGAGGGTGAGCTGGGTGCGCTGGATGAATTTGAAACCCAGGCGATGACCCTGCTCACCAATCCCCAGACGAGGGATGCCTTTGACCTCAACAAGGAAGACGCCGCGACTCGTGACCGCTACGGCCGCAACCGCTGGGGGCAGCAGCTTCTGCTCGCCCGCCGCCTTGTGGAATCCGGCGTGGAGATGGTCACCAGCAGCCTCAGCGGCCCCTTGTGCGGTCGTGTGGGCAACTGGGATGACCATGCCGTGAACCACCACCAGTTTGAAGCCCTGCGCTTCCGCATGCCCAACTACGACCAGGCCGTCGCTGCCCTCATCGAGGACATCTACGCCCGCGGTCTGGACAAGCGGGTGCTCGTGGTGGTGACAGGTGAGTTCGGCCGTACACCCAAGATCAGCTTTGACCGGAGCACCGGTGCAGGTGACGCCAGCGCCCCTGCCGGCACCCTGCAACCGGGTCGCGACCACTGGCCGCGCGCCTTCACCAACATCTGGGCCGGCGGCGGCATTCAGACCGGCGGCATCATCGGCGCGACGGACAAGCGGGGCGAAGATGTCATCGAGCGCCCCTGCGGCCCGGGCGACTTCCTGGCCACCATCTATCATCACCTCGGGATCGATTCGTCCAAGATCACCATCAACGATCTGAATGGTCGTCCCACGCCAATTGTCGATCATGGGCGTCCCATTGCGGAGCTCATCGCCTGACCTGCTGCGATGTTTCTGACGGGAGTTTCCTAAAACCCGCTTCCTCGCCCGTGTCCCATCCTCTGAGGTTGCTCGCAGCCACTGCCGCTTTCATCTCTGCCGCGTTTGCCCCTTCCCCGGTGCACGCGGCAGAGGCAGTCATCCTTGAGTCTCGCACGCAGCACCTGGGCAACGCAGGCTCTTGGGAATGGGAGCACTACAAGGACAAGCTGGTGGACGGCGAACGGCTGGAGCTCACCTTCACCTCCCATCCCAACGCCACCGCCTATACCCTGCATCTTTGGCAAAGGGATGTGAAGCTCAGCTGGCCCGTCTTCCTGAACAACAAGAAGCTGGGCAACCTGACGACTGCTGAAACTGCCTTGGAAACCCTGCTGGAGATCCCTCCCGGCACTCTGGTGGAAGGCGAGAACAAGCTGCGCATCGAGGCCCCGCCTTCACTCGATGACATTGAGGTCGGGCCCGTCTCCCTCACGCCTCAGCCGGTCGCGGTCGCGGTTGGCGGAGCCAATGTGAAAGTGGGCGTCACGAACAGGGCCGATGGGACCTCCCTGCCCTGCCGCCTCACGCTCACGCGGCGAGACGGCACCCTCCAGCCCCTGCGTGCCGAACCCGCCGCTGAGACGACAACACGCGTCGGCGTCATCTATGCAACCAAGGGTCA contains these protein-coding regions:
- a CDS encoding c-type cytochrome domain-containing protein, which encodes MKLPLAAFPLLLATSVQAAVEPLEFYKDVQPFLKANCISCHNKTTTKAGLNMETPDAMKAGGDSGPALLPGKGAESLVVLASLHQNDMEMPPANNKSGAVNLTSGEIELLKRWIDQGAPMAQQEVRQVQWQPLAAGVHPIYAVAITQDGRYAACGRSNRIFIYDLATRQLVSELHDAAAPDKAAHRGMVQSLAFSPDGTRLASGSYREAKLWQMAPSTARSVAPSPAPAPVDPAWLKKIEETTKTKIACSAAAPQGKLVATASGDGTVRLWETGAAKPLLELRGTYAGLRKTASLEWDLGLQTLEQAFHTGEVARIEAQNKALEELLKKANETIAAMQKLVPEKEKAVKPTTDAKDLAQKTVDEVAAKLAALPADKPDPALVKSLKDAQDKLITTRMTETSALAAVSAAQSNLKDAQDEVKRITDTKTRNADAIAAAKSALAASQATAAKMTAELNTLKKEAANPTSPPAALAFSADSQQIAAVLEDGSLRLWAVASGTPLDATSKETTTASLTAGPDGTFVVTRAAHRTTAAIPAWKLTHTYGGDAEPNRFSDRVNTVTFSLDGAKLAVGSGEPSRSGEVVVFETATGKPLQTLKDLHEDAVLSLAFSPDGARLASGAADKIAKVTDLTTGRATNTFEGHTHHVTGVAFRADGRVLASSGADGVVLTWDMLAGERRKKIEGWTKEVTALQYIGSSNLLVTSAGDNLVRIVNDEGTQIRSIANLPDYVQAVASSPGDLIIAGGEDSALRVWDRTSGKELAVFQPAGTSPP
- a CDS encoding DUF1501 domain-containing protein, producing MSSIITPSKLARCAGPLSWSRRSFMQVGLSGFASLTWPGLLKLRAENAVKPGHERKAIIMVWLPGGLSHLDSYDPKPEIGSEYRGPFKTISTKVPGTHFTELMPLQARIADKFTVLRSMNQKAGGHPAGSMQMLSGDADTRDKPKPRLPDWMSVAHYLRSKEGKRTNPLPNYIGVNPPLEYNGPAYLGDAYAPFSVMDDPNRPNFQVPNLGLSDEAETRRLSERVALRKSLDKMERAFDREGELGALDEFETQAMTLLTNPQTRDAFDLNKEDAATRDRYGRNRWGQQLLLARRLVESGVEMVTSSLSGPLCGRVGNWDDHAVNHHQFEALRFRMPNYDQAVAALIEDIYARGLDKRVLVVVTGEFGRTPKISFDRSTGAGDASAPAGTLQPGRDHWPRAFTNIWAGGGIQTGGIIGATDKRGEDVIERPCGPGDFLATIYHHLGIDSSKITINDLNGRPTPIVDHGRPIAELIA